Below is a genomic region from Lutra lutra chromosome 5, mLutLut1.2, whole genome shotgun sequence.
TGATTCCCTTTTCAGgtgttcttcattcttttcaaaagagaaagaggtaaaagTGATGAGGCTTGTCAGCAGCTTGTCAGGATCCTTGGACATGCGTTCTCGGGGAACGTTTTCTCTGGCAGACTTGGGGTCGCTCCATCATCCGCTGAGTCAGTGAGCTGAGGAGCTACTCTCCGTGGCCTTTGAATGTAATAATACTCTTTTAAATGAGCCTGGTAGTCCCAGTGACAAGGCAGCATGGCATCCACAGGAGGACTGAGCCATTCCTTGGAGGGTGCAAGGAAGATGGGATTAAGACAGTAGAtgaagctcccaaaagcaaaggGTCATCATTGCGGTGATTGAATCTAGATTGTTGTTTGCGTTGCTTTCTAGAAGAAATCCTGATTTTTAATGACCCAAAAAGAGGCACAAAGATAACTAAAGAGAGCATGGAGAGGAGGGCCGGTGCCTCCGTGTCTGGTGAGCCCTGCTCTGGGTCGTCACACTGCGGCGCGTGCTGACAAGCGAGTTCATGACATCAGATCTCGTTTCAGTTCCCCTCTGCCTCTTGTTTTGGTCTTTCCCGCTCCAGAGTGAAAGTAGCAGCAGTAGCAACATCTCCACCATGTTGGTGACACACGATTACACGGCAGTGAAGGAGGATGAGATAAACGTCTATCAAGGAGAGGTCGTTCAAATTCTGGCCAGCAATCAACAGAACATGTTTCTGGTGTTCCGAGCCGCCACTGACCAGTGCCCCGCAGCCGAGGGCTGGATTCCAGGCTTCGTCCTGGGGCATACCAGTGCAGTCATCATGGAGAACCCCGATGGGACTCTCAAGTGAGTCCCTGGCAGGCCAGCCGAGGGCCAGGGGGCCTGTGCGCGAGGGAGGTCTAGAGGCCCTGGGAGGCGGGAGGTCCAGCAAGAGAGCAGCGTCGTCGTTTGTCGGGGCGAGTTCATCTCTGCGCACAGTGTAGAGCCCCTGAGTGAGGACGGGGTGGCCCTTCATCTCTCAGACTTGTTCTGACAGGCTCTTTTAATAACCTCCATTTGCAAACAGCCTTTTTAAGCTACTAGGGTATTTACAATAGTACTATAGTCTCTGAAGGTCTCGGGCTGGGGATGAGGATTCCCCAAGGACCTCTAACTCCTTAGCTGGCTATGCCGAGGGTGCAGCCGGGCAGACGCTCATTCCGGGAGCTGCCGGTGAACATCTGTGTGGTGCCATCACCATCACGCCTCACCTCTTCTAGAAGGTTCATTCAGTTAAGAAATGACCAGTTTTGCtgtattaaattttttgttttgttttgtttttaaagattttatttatttgacacagagagatcacaagtaggcagagcagcaggcagagatagagggggaagccggctccctgcagagcagagagcccaattgttttggtttttaaagaaaactgaattcagGTGCTGGTTTAAAACCCTGCCCTTCCCTGAATCTCTTTGACCTGTGGTAGGGATCAGCCCAGACCAGCAGACCCAAAGGCAGTGTGGCAGTGGTCGTGCTCCTCTCCAAGCATGGAGGACCCTTGTCTGGGTTCGCAGCTCAGGCTGGCCCGCATCCCAGCACCACCCTTCACCTCCAGGTTTGGACCTTACGGTCCCACAGGGAAGGGGCCTTGAGTTCAGGCTACAGAGAGCCTCTCCTCAATCTCTTTGTCCTGTTTCTCCTTGATAGGCATGTTTTATTCTAGCACATTGTTCAAGATTCCCGTTTTGTACTTTGTTTTATCAAAGAGTGTTTTGGGGCCttatattagggttctccagagaaatagaaccaataggagagtaggagagagagatattgtgtgtgtgtgtgtgtgtgtgtgtgtgtgtgtgtgtgttttccagggaggaagcaggtaatgtaaggaattggctcacacagttATGGAGACTAGGAAGTCGGAATCTGCAGTGAGGGCCGCAGGCTGGGGACCCATTCTGCTGGAGAATTCCCTCGTGCTCAGGGAAGCCCATCTCTTTGTTCTCTCAAACCTTCAGTTGATTGGAGGGGGCCTCTGGTGTTGTGGAGGGCAGTGTGTTTTAGTCTAccaattaaaatgttaatctcatccagaaacacccagaaCAATGTTTGATCACATTTCTGGGCACCCAGTAGCCCAGttaagttgatacataaaattgaccattacCAGCACTTTGGTATTTTTAATCCTCAAAAGTGAagagctgggcgcctgggtggctcagtgggttaagccgctgccttcagctcaggtcatgatctcagggtcctgggatcgagtcccacatcgggctctctgctcagcaggaagcctgcttccctctctctctctctgcctgcctctccgtctacttgggatctctctctgtcaaataaataaaatcttaaaaaaaaaaaaaaaaagtgaagagctACTTTCCCTTCTGATGGTTGAAACCCACAGGCGGGTTTCCCTCAGCGGAGCTCACTGGTGCCAGGGAGCCTCAGTCACCCCAAATCCTTAAGTGGGCTACTCAGCTTTTCTCTAAGGCTTTCAGGAATCGCTTGCTAAACATTCGAAAGATGTAACACTACCAACATGTTATTTTCCCCCTAGGAAGTCAACATCTTGGCACACAGCACTCCGTTTAAggaaaaaatctgagaaaaaagataaagacgGCAAGCGGGAAGGCAAGTTGGAGAACGGTTATCGGAAGTCGCGGGAGGGGCTCAGCAACAAGGTATCTGTGAAGGTGCGTATGAGCATCTCCAGGAGCCTTGGCCATCCTTGCGGGTAAGCGGCAGGGATGGTGGCAGCCCAGAAGCCTGCCACATTCATTGCTGGGGCAGCGGCGGGGTTGGTGGCAGCCTAGGAGCCTGCCTCATTCATTCCCGGGGCAGTGGCAGGGCTGGTGACGGCCAGGAGCTTGCATCATTCATTCCCAGGGCAAGGCTGGTGATGGCCCAGGAGCCTACATCATTCATTCCCGGGGCAGCAGCTGGGCTAGTGGCGGCCCAGGAGGAGTCGTGGGCCTGGCACCTGGCCTCACTTGCCGCCATCTGCCTCCCACCATCACCTCTCGATGCCCTGTCGGCAGCTCCCGCTTTGTAGAGGGCTGGCGGGGACCGTGCTCCCGGCACAGGTGCGCATGCGCGTTTCCAGTCGTCGGGTACCTGCGTCGCTCACCAGTGTACATGTAGCTTACGAAGAAAGCTGCCAGCCGCCCTGGTGATGCAGAGCCAGGTTCTCCCAAGTACACCGTGTGAAGCAGCCGTGGCACTGACTTCCCCAGTTGCCCGCTGTGCACTGCCGGGAAGTGACTGGAGGCTGGACGCCCAGGCTCACTGGCTTTAGCACGTTTCCTCCGTGCTTGCTTCGGTCAGCTTTATTCCCGTCCGACTGCCTTAAACCTAGCTGGGGGGTGCTTGCTTACACAACCCTAAGGGGACTACAAGGGCTCAGGTCAGGGTACTGGCCGCTCTTCAGAAGGAAGGGGCCCAGGGACCAGCCGAACCCGGCCCACTGGATGAGGAAAATGGACATTTCTGAGTTCAAGAGGCTCTTTTGTGTTTGTGGGCAGCAAAACAACAACTCGCTGAAATTTGTATGACATGAGGCTTTTGAGAGCCCTTAAAGGCAGTGAAAATGTGCTCTGTTTTGAGACCCACATAAGTTGTATTCCTGTTCATCTGTAGCCTGGGAATTAAAGTAACATATCTCAAAGCAGTTCATGTTTCTGGCCAACATCCGtgtgctttttccttttcagcttctCAACCCCAATTACATATATGACGGTGAGTTCTGTTATCTTATTCCTCTGCTTTTGCGTAGTGTAGGGTCTATGGGGCATGTTGTAGAACACTGGTGCATAACCTGGGGAGCAGGTTTTCTGGGGTACTAGAGCATGGGTGACAACTCATTCTCATTCTTGCTGGGATTGGTGGGTGTGGGAAGGGAGCCAAGGATGACAGGTGTCAGTGACTCCTTTCTCTGGCAGTTCCCCCAGAATTCGTCATTCCCTTGAGTGAGGTCACGTGTGAGACAGGAGAGACCGTTGTTCTTAGATGTCGAGTTTGTGGCCGCCCCAAGGCCTCGATCACCTGGAAGGGCCCTGAACACAACACCTTGAACAACGACGGTCACTACAGCATCTCCTACAGGTGAGGGTGGATCTCGCTGGCAGTGAGCATGACCTCCATCCACTGTGACCACCACAGTCCACCCCTCACTTGCCCTCTGTACCCTGACGCTGCCCACAAGGGAGCATTTCATACCGGGGtgtgcaaaaaaattaaaattccactgAAATTCCTTGTCAGTGTTCCTCTGTCATTTTCTGTGACCCCAAAGGAGAGAGGGTAGGGGTGGTCACTGGGGGAGCTGTACCTTTGTGACTCACAGTGTGCTGTTCTCTATGTGGCAGTGACTTGGGAGAGGCCACTCTGAAGATCATCGGCGTGACCACAGAAGATGATGGCATCTATACATGCATCGCTGTGAACGACATGGGTTCAGCCTCATCCTCAGCCAGTCTGAGGGTGCTGGGTAAGCGACACCCCTGAGCCAGGGGCACGCATCTTCCCAGACTCTCAGATCCAGAAACCCCACCCCTGCGCAAACACACTCAAGAGGGTCTGAAATATTGGCAGTAAGTCACTTGTGAGACCTTCCCAATAAGAGCTGCAAGTGGCAGACCCCAATGTCTAGGGTGTCTCCGGGAGGTGCACGGTGCAGGCCACTGACTGCAGGCCCTGGGCATCCGAGCAGCCGGTGCCAACCTCCAGGTTGGAACATGGTGTGTTCCATCTTACAGTGCTCAAAACACATTTTCGTATCTGACTTCTCTTTTACGTAGTTGCTCAGTTGACACTTTGGCTCTGAGGGAATGTCCTATAGTTGGTTTCTCGCAGActgtggaaggagaggaaggagcgtGGCTGAGGCCTGGCATACTCTGTGCCTCACTGAGACCTAACAGCATCCCTCCTAGGAGCGCAGGGCAACCACAGTAGGAACCGGTGTCGCTCCGGTCTGAAGCCCTTGCTCTGTCCACAGCCCAGCAAGGCCTTGTTCTCTCTTCTTGGCCGGACCGTGAGCTCCTGGGGGCAGCTCCTCTTAAATTCCCACTGGTTGCACTCACCTGGGTACATACTTAGTAGGCGACACGTACCTGTTGGTTTGTAGCTCTGGTTCCGCAGAAGCCAGCCATGTGCTGACATTGCTGTGCATCCTTCAGCTGCCCGGCTCTAGGAAACTGCTTCCAAGAGCAAAAATAAGAATCTGACCTAAAAGGTGTATTGAGTCCGGGAGCGCCCTGTGTGTAGACAATGAACAGAACTGGCTTAGCATTTTTATCCCATGTGTCTTCACCCCAGCTATTTTAACCTCATTaaaccagagaaaggaaatgatctGATTCTTGGATCATGacacaaggaagaaagagaatcttgaatTTAAAAGGGAAGAATCGCCAGTGTTCTAATTTGTGAAAGATGTCACAGAAACTATGCAGGTGATTTTTGCTTTGTAAGAAATCAGTAGCAGAAGCTAAAGGAGCTTAGGAAGGTAGAAGACTCCCACCTTGGAGATGCGAGTGGGAAAATAATGGGAAAGGAAGCGTGTGTTTATTTCTGTCCCGTGAATCCATCTCTTTTCTACCTAAGTCCCGGCCTGCGGTATGTATTCACGCTTCCAGCGCAGGTCAGGTGCTCGGTAGCTGCatgtggctgccatattggacagcgCAGGCCTGTAGACTTCTTCCCAGGAAGCGCCACATAACCCAAGCTCAGGGGAGATGATGCTCTTTTTGCAGGTCCAGGGAGTGATGGGATCATGGTGACCTGGAAAGACAACTTTGACTCCTTCTACAGTGAAGTGGCTGAGCTTGGCAGGTATGAAATAAAACCCAGGGCCCCTCCCAGGAGAGCAGAGTGTATGACATAACGCTCTGTAAGAGTAGGCTGATAAGATTAGTAGGGAATTTTGCCACCAGTTAGAAGTTACATGAATTATATTTGAAACATAATCTGTAATTgccttttgatattttgatatttgatattgaTATTTTGAGGGAGTAAAGATGTTTTCAGCTTGGGTTCCAAGAGAGAATTAAGGCCTAAGCCATAAACCGTCTGTTGATGTAATGACTTAACCCTCCTGCTGTGCCTCCAGGACTGTGCTAGCTCTGTCCGGTCCCTGGGGAAGTCAGAGGAGAGTCGCTCAGACCCTTTTTGGTTGACATTTAATTCTCTTGGGGAGTCCCAGTTGAGAAAGGCTGAATGGGATCTTCAGATTGGAGGTGTAGATTGGAGGGGCAGGGTCCTTCCTCCTGcccaaacagagagaaagaggctggTTCCCTCCACAAGGGGCAGCCAGGCCTGGGTCGGTGGCTCAGAAGTGTCCTGGCCCCCAGGCAGGCTCCTTCTGACTTGGCCCTGCTGCCCGTCCACACAGCACTTCTCCACGTGCAGGGTCATGACCCATGTGGTGAGAAGGAGGTCAAAAGCATGCCAGCTGAGCTGGtctcttttaaaaagctttccaaGAAACTGCCCCAGCAGCAGCCTCCTACAGTCCTATGGCCACGGTGGCCGTGCACCTCCGGGTACCTGCTTGCTCACCCACTGGTATGTCAGGCTGACACGCCCTCGCTTACCCCTGCTGCACCAGACACACACTTACTATCACTTCTGACACATGTGAATGATCAGGCAGATCTGTTGGTTTCTCCTGGCCTCAGCTGGCTGGGACGCTGGGCCTCTCTCCACATAGACGTCCACACTGGGCTTCCTCACGGAAGCATTTTAATggcagaagcatttttttttttttttaatttatttgacagagaatacaagtagacagagaggcaggcagagagaggaaggaaagcaggctccctgctaagcagagagcccaatgtgggcctcgatcccaggacccagggatcatgacctgagccgaaagcagaggctttaacccactgagccacccaggcgcccctggcggAAGCATTTTAAGACAGCAAAAGCAGAAGCTGCAAAGCCTTTTAAGGCCCAGCCTCAGAAATCCGCAACCACACTTCCTCAGCATTGCGTGGGCCTACAAAACCCACCGGCCAGGCCAGATTCAACACCAGAGAAATAGACTGTGCCTCTCTGTGGGAGGAGTAGCAAGGTGGTGTGGCCATTTCAGCATTTATTTACAGATTTACCTCTATTCTTTGCTGTCCCCGGTGCTCCCAGAGTCATCATCGGTAGTAGGCTCGGACTCGAGGTCCAGGACCCTATCATCGAGGTCAGGTCAAGGTCTTCTGAGCTTCTTGGGTACGGCTTACTGGGTAGAGCTTCAGAGGCCGTGGGCTATCAGTGGGTGACCAGACCCACACACGCATCCCTTCTGAAAGGAGGGGGCATGAGGTGACTGGAGCCACCACGTACAGCTCAAGCTTTTTGACGTGGTAAGGAAGGTTTTCCGTGAGAGCAGAGGTGGGGGCTGCCTGGTAAGCCCCATGGTATCACCTCTGCCACTTCCAGAGGTCAGGAGGGCACGTGGCCTGGCCAGGTGCAGGGTGAGGAAATGGAGCCTGCCTCCAGGAAGGAGAAGACACCGTCAGTGGCAGAGGGGCTCGGAGACTGGCGGGCTCCCTCGGGGTCACTCTGAGCCACTGCTCCTCCATGAGTGCCCAGGGAGAGCAGGGCCTACAGACAGGTCTCCAGTCCATTTAGGTTAGCAGAGTCTTTTCTCTGTGACATACTCAGAGTCCTCTGAAAGTGACCTTCTCAACCTGTTTTCCAGGGGCAGATTCTCTGTCGTTAAAAAATGTGATCAGAAAGGAACCAAACGAGCAGTGGCCACTAAGTTTGTGAACAAGAAGTTGATGAAACGTGACCAGGTCACCCATGAGCTTGGAATCCTGCAGAACCTCCAGCACCCACTGCTTGTTGGCCTCCTTGATACCTTCGAGACCCCCACCAGTTACGTCCTGGTGTTGGAAATGTGCGTATGcacccactgccctcccctgTTCGTAAGCCTCAGCCTCAACCTTAAGTGATTTTACTGTTGTTTGTTCTCTGAGACAGAAATCAGGATTTCAGGATCCATATTTcctgtagtgtgtgtgtatgtgtatgtgtgtatgcctGTCATCAGAGAACACAGTTCTAGAGCTTTCCAATAATAGTAGAAAGAAGTACAGTCTTCAGCACATACTGTTCAAATGAGGGAGCAGTGAGCCCAGCATCAAAACACCTCAGCACCACCCGGGTTCCCAGGCTCCCCGAGGGGCCAGGCCCCTGAAGACTCCTGCCCCTGCAGGAGGCACCACATGGCTGCTGGGGGCCCGGGAGCCTCATGGCTGCTGAGTGGGCTCCTTAAGATCTTGCTCATGTCCGATGCTTTGGGCCTGCAGTCCTGCCCCTCGGAGCTCTGGCCCACTGCAGGACAGTCGGAATGGGAGAGTGCGATGCACCTTGCGCAGAGAACGTCCTTGGGAAAGGGGGTGGGCCTCTGGCCAGAGCAGCCCCCAGTCCCATGGGGCTCAGTGAGCTCAGTGTGCCATCCCGATGAACAGTGCACTCACTCATCTAAGGAGCAAGTGTGAAAACTGTGACCCAAGAGCTGTGATCCTCAGTTGAGGGCCATTTGCctccccccaggggacatttggccaTGTCTGGAGACTTTTGTGGTGTCACAACTTGGGTTGGGGGTGCCGCTGACATCTAGAGGGTAGAGGTCAGGAGTGCTGCCCAACATCCTGCAGGGCCCGATGGGCCTGCAGCGGAGAATCACCTGTCCCCGAGCAGGTACCCGGGTTGGGAAGCCCACCCTAGAACATTCTCGCCTCTCTGAAATATCTTGGCATTGAGCTGTGTTtaaattctgttctgttctgttctggcTGGAGATGCTGGGTGTCTGACAGCTACTGCtcatttggggattttttaaTGAGAACTATCCTAAAGTCCTTGTCAGAAATCAACAAGACTTCCATTTCTGGCTGAAAATTTTAAGTGTGTTCAGTTGCCATTTCTTCTTAGTGGAAAACTGAATGGTTTAGTCTCACTGTACTGTTACTAGGATTTCTTTTCATAACCGATTTCTCTCATCCAAGTACtgaccaggcccgaccctgcttagcttccgagatcagacgagatggggcgtgttcagggtggtatggccgtaggcTCATAACCGATTTCTACCAAATTCTCCTCAGTTCCTCTTTGTTACCCGACAAGTGGCTGATTTTCCGTTTAGTTCCTGTTCCACAGACAGCGGGCAGCGTAGCCCGGTGTTCAGAGAGCCTGGGGCCAGAGCGCCTCGCTGCAGTGCTGGCCTTCCTGGGTGGCTGCTTGGCCTTGGGAAGGTCGGCGTGAGGATCTAGCGAATTGACAGTAAGCATTTAGTCCCTGGCCCATGGGCAGCGCTGCCTTCAGTGGCTTTCCCTGTCAAAGTCATTGACAGTAGGAAGCCTTTCGAGTCCAGCATGAATCCCTCAGCATCCTTGCTCCCGCTTCAGGAAACGGGAGCTCTGCGGACGTTTTGATCGAAGGCGCAGTTTCAGATCACAGGTCCCAGAGCTGGCGGCGGCGAGCTGGGGAAGGGCAGCCCTCCAACCCAGGTCGTGAGTGAGCGGGAGATCGAGAGCAGCGGCAGCAGGTCTTACTTATAAGGGGGCGGGGCCGAGGTCACTAACTGGTCACAGCTCCCCTCTGAGTGGTTGTTTCCAGAGGCACCCAGGAAAAGCACAGCGGGAACTGGGGTAAATGTCCAGACCCCGGAGGCGTGCGGGACAGCCTGTCGTGCTGTGGAACACCCAGGCGGCAGCTCCCAATGGCTGTCTTCTCAGCACATCTTGAGGTCTGCCTCTTTGCTTACGTTACCTCATGTGGCCTTCCCTTTGCCCGTCTTACAAATGACGGAGCGAAGGCTCAGGGAGGTGTGTCACTTCATTCCGTCCTACAGCAGGTGCCTGCAGAgcgccccttcctctccccttccccgccACCTCTGAGGGCTGGGCACCCTTGTTCCCCGCTCACATCCATGACGAGGTTGACCAGCAGTCCCGCTCGATACGGTCCTGCCCATAGGCAGAGGTGTGCTGCTGAAGCATCAGCCTGGTAGGATGTTACCAGCAGGCACAGACAAGCTGGCTGTTGCCTCTGAAGTGACCCAGCACCGTGACGAGTGTTGCACACATTCCTGCCTCCACAGGGCTGACCAGGGGCGTCTCCTGGATTGTGTGGTGCGATGGGGAAACCTCACCGAAGGGAAGATCAGGGCGTATCTGGGGGAGGTTCTGGAAGCCGTCCGATACCTTCACAACTGCAGGATAGCACACCTGGACCTGAAGGTTAGTGGGGCTCTTGGGGCCAAGGCCAGCGTGTCTGACCATGGCCCAGCCACCTGGCTCTCAGGGGCCTCCTCCCAACCTCCCAATGTGTCCACTGCGCCAGGCCAGGAGGCGTGGGGGGATTGCGGACCTACAGGAGGAGGTGGATAGTGGGAACCCTGATATCTAATCTCCATTTTTAGGATTTTGCTCTCAATGATATAAACAGTCAGTAAAGTATAAGATAAACATTTGAGATCTTCACACATTTCATGAGGTTCCAGAAAGTTCCTGTGAGCTTTgtgaggctgatgtgggactgggTCAGTGGTAGCTGAGAAAGGAAGGTGACTTTTACTATTAGAGCCAGGAGTGCCAACGAATGCCCAGCTTCCTGAGCCAGCATTCTTCAGCACGGTGCCTTCATGCTCACTTGCCGGGAGGGCTGTCTGCGAGGAGGGGGTGGCATTCCCTCTGTGTcgtgcctcctcctcctcctcggacTGCACGCTTGGAACCGCCTCCCGTCTTGTGTGGGATGCTTTCTTCAGGTTGACTTCGTGGATTCCTGGTGCCCATTCCACGTAA
It encodes:
- the LOC125100361 gene encoding uncharacterized protein LOC125100361, which codes for MGSSDWRCRLEGQGPSSCPNREKEAGSLHKGQPGLGRWLRSVLAPRQAPSDLALLPVHTALLHVQGHDPCGEKEVKSMPAELVSFKKLSKKLPQQQPPTVLWPRWPCTSGYLLAHPLVCQADTPSLTPAAPDTHLLSLLTHVNDQADLLVSPGLSWLGRWASLHIDVHTGLPHLSHPGAPGGSILRQQKQKLQSLLRPSLRNPQPHFLSIAWAYKTHRPGQIQHQRNRLCLSVGGVARWCGHFSIYLQIYLYSLLSPVLPESSSVVGSDSRSRTLSSRSGQGLLSFLGTAYWVELQRPWAISG